One Clostridium estertheticum DNA segment encodes these proteins:
- the pheA gene encoding prephenate dehydratase, with the protein MSNVDNYDIVDLRNQIDKIDAGLLSLFENRMEVVLKIAEYKKKNNMEILNEAREEAVIKKNLDLVKNSDLLLEVEEFFKSVMEISRGYQNKNLKIHETLAIDKNLTVGFYGVTGSFSEEALKGYFGEKVDTKAISEFEDIFLNLRYGKINYGVIPIENSSTGVISEVYDLLNKYNFYIIGEKYLKISQNLMGIKGSTLDEIKEVYSHSQGLEQSMEFLKGYKNWKLVPFKSTAKSAELVKQSQNKTMAAIASSKAAEIYGLQILQKNINSNATNMTRFVVIGKEMETTGDSNKISTVLSTTHKAGSLYNVLKHFAEKNINLLKIESRPIVDKPWEYFFYIDFEGNINEDKVKASIDLIKLNSRYFKVLGNYKSAMVDIE; encoded by the coding sequence ATGAGTAATGTAGATAATTATGATATAGTTGATTTGAGAAATCAAATTGATAAAATCGACGCTGGACTGCTTTCACTATTTGAAAATCGCATGGAGGTAGTTCTAAAAATAGCTGAATATAAAAAGAAGAATAATATGGAAATTTTAAATGAAGCTAGAGAAGAAGCGGTTATAAAGAAGAATTTAGACCTGGTTAAAAATAGTGATTTACTTTTAGAGGTAGAAGAATTTTTTAAATCTGTTATGGAAATAAGTAGAGGGTATCAAAATAAAAATTTAAAAATTCATGAAACACTGGCTATAGATAAAAATTTAACTGTTGGATTTTATGGGGTTACAGGTTCCTTTAGCGAAGAAGCACTAAAAGGGTATTTTGGTGAAAAAGTGGATACAAAAGCAATAAGTGAGTTTGAAGATATATTTTTAAACTTGAGATATGGGAAAATAAATTATGGTGTTATCCCTATAGAAAATTCTTCCACAGGAGTGATATCTGAGGTATATGATCTACTTAATAAATATAACTTTTATATAATAGGGGAAAAATATCTTAAAATAAGTCAAAATCTAATGGGAATTAAAGGTTCAACCCTAGATGAAATTAAAGAAGTCTATTCTCACTCACAAGGGCTGGAGCAAAGCATGGAATTTTTAAAAGGCTATAAGAATTGGAAACTAGTCCCATTTAAGAGCACTGCAAAAAGTGCAGAGTTAGTTAAACAAAGTCAGAATAAAACCATGGCAGCCATAGCCAGTTCAAAAGCAGCAGAAATATATGGCCTCCAAATTTTGCAGAAAAATATAAATTCAAATGCAACAAACATGACTAGATTTGTTGTCATTGGCAAGGAAATGGAGACAACGGGCGATAGTAATAAAATAAGCACAGTTTTGTCCACCACCCACAAGGCAGGTTCACTTTATAATGTTTTAAAGCATTTTGCAGAAAAAAATATAAATCTTTTAAAAATTGAATCTAGACCAATAGTGGATAAACCTTGGGAATATTTCTTTTACATAGATTTCGAGGGTAATATAAATGAAGATAAAGTAAAGGCTTCAATTGATTTAATTAAATTGAATAGCCGTTATTTTAAGGTACTTGGCAATTACAAAAGTGCAATGGTTGATATTGAATGA
- the aroC gene encoding chorismate synthase — MSGQWGKKVKYSIFGESHGRGIGITIDGLPTGIKLDMDFISDEMQRRAPGRDEFSTTRSEGDRVEILSGYFNGYTTGTPLCAVIFNENQNSMDYNKLKDLARPGHADFTGKVKYSGFNDYRGGGHFSGRITAPLVFAGAVAKQILAQNGIQIGSHILSIANIFDSYFDAVNLKNQLLIDILNKNFPVIDDMKGKEMKSIILKAKEESDSVGGIIEAAILNLPCGLGEPFFDSIESNLAQLLFSVPAVKGVEFGSGFEITKVPGSQANDIPYMDNGSVKMKTNNNGGINGGISNGMPIVFRVAMKPTPSITKLQNTIDMATYENTEVSVTGRHDPCIVLRALPVIEACAAMSILDFI; from the coding sequence ATGAGTGGACAATGGGGTAAAAAAGTGAAGTATTCTATTTTTGGAGAATCTCATGGAAGAGGCATAGGAATAACCATTGATGGGTTGCCCACGGGTATAAAACTTGATATGGATTTTATAAGTGATGAAATGCAAAGACGGGCTCCAGGCAGAGATGAATTTTCAACCACAAGAAGTGAAGGGGACAGGGTTGAAATTTTAAGTGGGTATTTTAATGGATATACAACAGGCACACCTCTTTGCGCAGTTATTTTTAATGAAAATCAAAATTCTATGGATTATAATAAGTTAAAAGATTTAGCAAGACCTGGTCATGCAGATTTTACAGGTAAAGTTAAGTATTCAGGCTTTAACGATTATAGAGGTGGTGGCCATTTCTCAGGAAGAATTACAGCGCCACTTGTTTTTGCAGGTGCTGTTGCAAAACAAATCCTTGCACAAAATGGAATTCAAATTGGAAGCCATATTTTGAGTATTGCAAATATATTTGATAGTTACTTTGATGCTGTTAATTTAAAAAATCAGCTTTTAATAGATATTTTAAATAAAAACTTCCCCGTAATTGATGATATGAAAGGGAAAGAAATGAAGAGCATTATTTTAAAAGCTAAGGAAGAATCCGATTCTGTTGGAGGTATAATCGAAGCTGCCATATTAAATTTGCCTTGTGGGCTTGGAGAACCATTCTTTGATTCTATAGAGAGTAATTTAGCTCAATTACTATTTTCAGTTCCTGCAGTAAAGGGCGTAGAATTTGGTAGTGGTTTTGAAATAACAAAAGTTCCAGGAAGTCAGGCAAATGATATACCTTACATGGATAATGGTAGTGTGAAAATGAAAACTAATAATAATGGTGGAATTAATGGGGGTATTTCTAATGGGATGCCTATAGTGTTTAGAGTCGCAATGAAACCAACACCTTCCATTACTAAGCTTCAAAATACTATTGATATGGCCACTTATGAAAATACAGAAGTATCTGTTACTGGTAGGCATGACCCTTGTATAGTTTTAAGAGCGCTGCCAGTAATTGAAGCCTGTGCTGCAATGAGCATTTTGGATTTTATATAA
- a CDS encoding prephenate dehydrogenase, translating to MDFRDFNITIVGLGLIGGSFAMALKELTPKNLWAIDIDSAVLETAEKMNIIDKGYISPEIPLMNSDIVILAIYPQKTIDFVKNNMKFFKSEAVITDTAGIKSDLLSEIMPILREDLDFIGGHPMAGKEESGLKAANVDMFKHANYILTPIDSNMEKNINLVGDLARNMGCKRVVRLTPVEHDDIIAYTSQLPHVIAVSLIDCNNSIMEISKFVGEGFKDTTRVATVNEELWPELLLYNKENIINKIQDFENNIKEIKDAIIKGDEAFLKNRFQRATNKRKELG from the coding sequence TTGGACTTTAGGGACTTTAATATTACAATTGTAGGCCTAGGACTTATAGGGGGATCATTTGCTATGGCACTAAAAGAATTAACGCCTAAAAATCTTTGGGCTATTGACATTGATAGTGCTGTTTTAGAAACAGCAGAGAAAATGAATATTATTGATAAGGGATATATAAGTCCAGAAATACCACTTATGAATTCGGACATTGTGATACTTGCCATTTATCCTCAAAAAACTATTGATTTTGTGAAAAACAATATGAAGTTCTTTAAAAGTGAAGCAGTTATTACAGACACTGCAGGCATTAAGAGTGATTTACTAAGTGAAATTATGCCTATACTTCGAGAGGATCTAGATTTTATAGGTGGTCACCCTATGGCAGGAAAAGAAGAATCTGGTTTAAAGGCGGCCAATGTTGATATGTTTAAACATGCTAATTATATTTTAACCCCAATAGATAGCAACATGGAGAAAAATATAAACTTAGTAGGGGATCTAGCTAGGAATATGGGCTGCAAAAGGGTGGTCCGCCTTACTCCAGTGGAGCATGATGATATAATAGCTTACACAAGCCAATTGCCTCATGTTATAGCAGTTTCCTTAATAGATTGTAATAATTCAATTATGGAAATATCGAAGTTCGTTGGAGAAGGTTTTAAGGATACAACTAGAGTCGCTACTGTAAATGAGGAATTGTGGCCTGAATTACTATTGTATAATAAAGAGAATATAATTAATAAAATACAAGACTTTGAAAATAATATAAAAGAGATAAAAGATGCAATAATTAAAGGCGATGAAGCTTTTCTAAAGAATAGGTTTCAGCGTGCAACCAATAAGAGAAAGGAGCTAGGCTAA
- a CDS encoding pentapeptide repeat-containing protein produces MGKNHSVRNNFVYNNIEKKGKNFMYKNLERSNCYNCDFSRSNFDFVTFRGAHFKSCVFSECTFKWAEFIGTNLKGSDFKNTIFENAIFDSVNLDGADFKDAEFKNTIFLSTDLTKAKNLSIKNSDTRVFSEMPQNEINEDIRIAVINAMKNKYVKAARVLDTKDGGINIISLMILLENFDEETLIKGLNIIQTELDCDFYTLSYLVKFLKNNM; encoded by the coding sequence ATGGGTAAGAATCATAGTGTTAGAAATAATTTTGTATACAACAATATAGAGAAAAAGGGTAAGAATTTTATGTATAAAAACCTTGAGAGAAGCAATTGCTATAATTGTGATTTTTCAAGGTCAAATTTTGATTTTGTAACTTTTAGAGGTGCACATTTTAAATCCTGTGTTTTTTCTGAATGTACCTTTAAATGGGCTGAATTCATTGGAACAAATCTTAAGGGCAGTGATTTTAAAAACACAATATTTGAAAATGCTATATTTGACTCTGTGAATTTAGATGGGGCTGATTTCAAAGATGCTGAATTTAAAAATACCATATTTTTATCAACTGACCTTACCAAAGCTAAGAATCTTAGCATTAAGAATTCAGATACTAGAGTATTCAGTGAAATGCCTCAAAATGAAATTAATGAAGATATTCGAATAGCTGTTATAAATGCAATGAAAAATAAGTATGTTAAAGCTGCTAGAGTTCTTGATACAAAAGATGGCGGCATTAACATAATAAGTTTAATGATATTACTAGAAAATTTTGATGAAGAAACTTTAATTAAAGGGTTAAATATCATTCAAACTGAATTAGATTGTGATTTTTACACATTAAGTTATTTAGTTAAGTTTTTGAAAAATAATATGTAG
- a CDS encoding metal-dependent hydrolase, whose translation MNGRSHQKIAMLSYAIVATIPTVNSMILFNNKYIHVPMGISLIGLATAGLSGLLVDADSQHSKINHMNPLTGTSNKVISDIEKILKFLLRLFLGIGLGALILWYSKTIIGELAGIKYISKYAQIITYAISFIFIVLGVTSERNFKRIPIIGLVYKKLSSIINVGSHDFIRIAMFLTYAGSSTILAVYNFTNLKDANIYLICILLIGIATFPHRTFLHSIEGVTIFTISASYVFNKLGYEYLTGCFFVGYISHIYWADIFTKEGVPVLSMPRFIAELLKKLGFHNKLVHALEKIGKVKLKLPPHITTGSDTGNLFEIIYILLLFVVVVIGFTVYGGKFTVI comes from the coding sequence ATGAATGGTAGATCCCATCAAAAAATAGCAATGCTATCCTATGCAATAGTAGCAACAATACCTACAGTTAATTCAATGATATTATTCAACAATAAATATATACATGTACCCATGGGAATAAGCCTTATAGGCCTTGCGACTGCAGGGCTTTCAGGATTACTTGTTGATGCGGATAGTCAACATAGTAAGATAAATCACATGAACCCACTTACAGGTACAAGTAATAAAGTGATAAGTGACATAGAAAAAATATTAAAGTTCCTGCTTAGATTATTCTTAGGGATTGGACTTGGCGCACTAATTTTATGGTATTCAAAGACTATTATAGGGGAACTCGCAGGAATAAAATACATAAGCAAATATGCTCAAATAATTACATATGCTATTTCTTTCATCTTTATAGTTTTAGGAGTAACCAGTGAAAGAAATTTTAAAAGGATTCCTATAATTGGGCTAGTTTATAAGAAGTTATCATCTATAATAAATGTGGGATCCCATGATTTTATAAGAATAGCCATGTTTTTAACTTATGCTGGCTCAAGCACAATTTTAGCAGTTTATAACTTCACTAATTTAAAGGACGCAAATATTTATCTTATTTGTATTTTGTTAATTGGTATAGCAACCTTCCCACATAGAACATTTTTGCACTCAATAGAAGGCGTTACTATTTTTACCATATCAGCTTCCTATGTATTTAATAAACTAGGCTACGAATATTTAACTGGATGTTTTTTTGTTGGTTATATAAGTCATATTTATTGGGCTGATATATTTACAAAGGAAGGGGTACCAGTACTTTCAATGCCAAGATTTATTGCAGAATTATTGAAAAAATTAGGCTTTCATAATAAACTTGTTCATGCTTTAGAAAAAATAGGTAAGGTTAAGCTTAAATTACCACCTCATATTACCACAGGCTCTGATACGGGGAATCTATTTGAAATAATATATATTTTACTGTTATTTGTTGTAGTTGTAATAGGTTTCACTGTTTATGGTGGAAAATTCACAGTAATTTAA
- the aroQ gene encoding type II 3-dehydroquinate dehydratase, with the protein MRVLIINGPNLNFLGIREKNVYGNTTYEEMCSYLYKEAKKLQIHIDIVQSNIEGEIINLIQGAYDKYDGIIINAGAYTHYSIAIFDAIKSVSINTIEVHLSNIYAREEFRKKSVTAPACIGQICGFGKYGYVMALNALLQA; encoded by the coding sequence ATGAGGGTATTAATAATTAATGGTCCAAACTTAAATTTTTTAGGAATAAGGGAAAAAAATGTCTATGGAAACACAACTTACGAAGAGATGTGCAGCTACCTCTATAAAGAGGCTAAAAAACTTCAAATTCACATTGATATTGTTCAAAGCAATATTGAAGGCGAAATTATAAACCTAATACAAGGGGCTTATGATAAGTACGACGGAATAATCATTAATGCTGGAGCCTACACCCATTATAGTATTGCAATATTTGATGCAATAAAATCAGTTTCAATAAATACTATAGAGGTTCATCTTAGCAATATTTATGCTAGGGAAGAATTTAGAAAAAAATCTGTAACTGCGCCAGCCTGCATCGGCCAAATTTGTGGTTTCGGTAAATATGGTTATGTTATGGCTTTAAACGCTTTACTACAAGCATAG
- the aroB gene encoding 3-dehydroquinate synthase, protein MYSIEIKASGGSYPIYIKNGLLGEIGSEVKKIYKGRKVAIVTDSNVNKFYGEKAISSLKSEGFETFKIVVKAGEESKSFETLLQVYDKLLDFKINRGDIIIALGGGVVGDMTGFAAATFLRGIDFIQIPTTLLAQVDSSVGGKVAVDLPRGKNLVGCFYNPKAVFIDPFLLKTLSDKFVCDGMGEVIKYGAIKDKGLFYKLMEYENSEAILKDIDKIIYTCCSIKAGIVERDERETGERMLLNFGHTIGHAIEQFFNFKEYSHGEAVSMGMYAITKIGEELGMTKIGTSSTIKDILIKYNLPWTLPEIKTEAIIETISHDKKNIGDFMNFILIESIGNSFIGKIEEAKIVDYLQKKS, encoded by the coding sequence ATGTATAGTATAGAAATTAAAGCTTCGGGCGGAAGCTATCCAATATACATTAAGAACGGATTACTAGGTGAAATTGGTAGTGAAGTTAAAAAGATATATAAAGGAAGAAAAGTAGCTATAGTAACTGATTCTAATGTTAATAAATTTTACGGAGAAAAGGCTATTAGCTCATTAAAATCGGAAGGTTTTGAGACTTTTAAAATTGTGGTGAAAGCTGGGGAAGAAAGCAAATCCTTTGAAACTCTTTTGCAGGTATATGACAAACTTTTAGATTTTAAGATAAATAGAGGAGATATTATAATTGCCTTAGGTGGTGGAGTTGTAGGAGATATGACTGGTTTCGCAGCCGCAACCTTTTTAAGAGGGATTGACTTTATACAAATTCCAACTACGCTACTGGCGCAAGTGGATAGTAGCGTGGGTGGTAAGGTGGCAGTAGACTTACCTCGCGGCAAGAATCTTGTAGGGTGTTTTTACAATCCCAAGGCAGTTTTTATTGATCCATTCTTGCTTAAAACACTTAGTGATAAGTTTGTATGTGACGGAATGGGTGAAGTTATAAAATATGGTGCAATTAAAGATAAAGGGTTATTTTATAAATTAATGGAGTATGAAAATAGTGAAGCTATTTTAAAAGATATAGATAAAATCATTTATACTTGTTGTAGCATTAAAGCGGGTATTGTTGAAAGAGACGAGAGGGAAACTGGGGAAAGAATGTTACTAAACTTTGGTCATACCATAGGTCATGCAATTGAACAATTTTTTAATTTTAAAGAGTACTCTCATGGAGAAGCGGTGTCAATGGGAATGTATGCTATAACAAAAATAGGCGAAGAACTAGGAATGACTAAAATTGGAACATCAAGTACTATAAAAGATATCTTAATTAAGTATAATTTACCTTGGACCTTGCCTGAAATAAAAACTGAGGCTATAATTGAAACTATTAGTCATGATAAGAAAAACATTGGTGACTTTATGAATTTTATATTAATAGAGTCCATTGGAAATAGCTTTATTGGTAAAATTGAGGAAGCTAAGATTGTGGATTATTTACAAAAAAAATCATAA
- a CDS encoding shikimate kinase, protein MKNIVLIGMPGCGKSVIGKILAEKLKLTFLDIDTYIEESTKHTITEIFKNGEALFREIEAKATLEVSEKAPAVISTGGGVVKMYENIINLKKNGIIIYINRPIKNIAEDIEVNTRPLLSKDPSGLYRLFKERGPFYKKYCDHEIMNISNIEDVVNNIIEIYAEINK, encoded by the coding sequence ATGAAAAACATAGTTTTAATTGGGATGCCTGGTTGTGGTAAAAGTGTAATTGGGAAAATACTTGCAGAAAAACTAAAATTGACCTTCCTAGATATAGATACATATATTGAGGAAAGTACAAAGCATACCATTACTGAAATATTTAAAAATGGTGAGGCGTTGTTTAGAGAAATAGAAGCTAAGGCAACTTTGGAAGTATCAGAAAAAGCTCCTGCGGTTATTTCAACTGGTGGTGGAGTTGTTAAAATGTATGAAAATATCATAAACCTTAAGAAAAATGGAATTATAATTTACATTAATCGCCCTATTAAAAACATAGCAGAGGATATAGAGGTTAATACTCGCCCTTTACTTTCAAAGGACCCATCAGGGCTTTATAGATTGTTTAAGGAGAGAGGCCCCTTTTATAAAAAATATTGTGACCATGAAATTATGAATATTAGTAATATTGAGGATGTAGTGAATAATATTATAGAGATATATGCAGAAATTAATAAATAA
- the aroA gene encoding 3-phosphoshikimate 1-carboxyvinyltransferase, with product MKSVMIQPFSLNGKVKIPPSKSLCHRAIIAAALSQGECQIQNVNMSEDIIATCEIMEKLGAKIEKNPNSLHINGEGLYDFFHKGIVNNKIENNNSENNEAASIELECNESGSTLRFLIPIAMHRVEKIVFKGRGKLVERTLKPYYEIFDKQNIKYTTDRGFLPLTIDGGFKPGIFELRGDVSSQFITGLLYALPLLNGDSIIKVTTKMESIGYIDLTLDVLSKFGLSIENNNYREFKISGNQSYENRDYRVEGDFSQAAFYLAAGVLGGEVQCVDLNMESLQGDRVIVDIIRNMGGKISLVDGILKASKSNLKGTIIDVSQCPDLLPIVAVLGALSAGTTEIINASRARIKESDRLKAIATELSKIGAEVIEREDSLMIHGKPWLKGGVVNSWNDHRIAMAMAIASIKCTENLTIQDSGAVKKSYPNFYEDFKSLGGKINEWTMG from the coding sequence ATGAAATCAGTTATGATTCAGCCATTTTCTTTAAATGGAAAAGTGAAAATTCCACCTTCGAAATCCTTATGTCATAGAGCAATTATAGCCGCCGCATTGAGCCAGGGGGAATGCCAGATCCAAAATGTTAATATGTCTGAGGATATAATAGCTACCTGTGAAATCATGGAAAAACTTGGAGCAAAAATTGAAAAAAATCCAAACAGTCTTCACATAAATGGAGAAGGCTTGTATGATTTTTTTCACAAAGGGATTGTTAATAATAAAATTGAAAATAACAACTCAGAAAACAATGAAGCTGCTAGCATTGAGTTAGAATGCAATGAAAGCGGATCAACCTTACGTTTCCTGATCCCAATAGCCATGCACAGGGTCGAAAAAATAGTTTTTAAAGGTAGAGGGAAGCTAGTAGAAAGAACACTTAAACCTTATTATGAAATCTTTGATAAGCAGAACATAAAGTACACAACAGATAGAGGTTTTCTTCCACTAACAATAGATGGTGGATTTAAACCTGGAATTTTCGAACTTCGAGGAGATGTAAGCTCTCAATTTATTACTGGTCTTCTTTATGCACTGCCACTATTAAATGGGGATTCAATAATTAAAGTTACTACTAAGATGGAATCCATTGGGTACATAGATTTAACCTTAGATGTACTTTCTAAATTTGGATTAAGCATAGAAAATAATAATTATAGAGAATTTAAAATAAGTGGAAATCAAAGTTATGAAAATAGAGATTACAGGGTTGAAGGCGATTTTTCCCAAGCAGCCTTTTACCTTGCAGCAGGTGTTTTAGGTGGAGAGGTTCAATGTGTTGATTTGAATATGGAATCACTTCAAGGAGACCGGGTAATAGTGGACATAATAAGAAATATGGGCGGAAAGATATCACTTGTGGATGGTATCTTAAAGGCCTCAAAATCAAACTTAAAGGGTACTATTATTGATGTATCACAATGCCCAGACCTCTTACCAATAGTTGCAGTGCTTGGTGCACTAAGCGCGGGAACCACAGAAATTATTAATGCCAGTAGAGCTAGAATTAAAGAATCTGATAGATTAAAAGCTATAGCAACAGAGCTAAGTAAAATTGGGGCAGAGGTTATAGAAAGAGAGGATTCACTTATGATTCATGGTAAACCATGGCTTAAGGGTGGAGTTGTAAATAGTTGGAATGACCATAGAATAGCTATGGCCATGGCAATTGCTTCAATTAAATGTACTGAAAACCTTACTATACAGGATAGCGGTGCAGTAAAAAAATCTTACCCAAATTTTTATGAGGATTTTAAGAGTCTAGGAGGGAAAATTAATGAGTGGACAATGGGGTAA
- a CDS encoding L-lactate dehydrogenase has product MKTRGNKISIIGAGFVGSTTAFALMTSGLASEIVIVDINKEKAEGEAMDLSHGAPFVRPIDITSGEYSDTKDSDIVIITAGIGPKPGDSRLTCISKNLKIFQSIVPEVVKFSPDSILVVVSNPVDILSYMTYKLSGFPSDRVIGSGTVLDTSRFKYMLGQHFEVDPRNIHTYIMGEHGDSEIATWSLTSIAGMNVDEYCDTCAKKCGGELKLNIYNDVKQAAYNVIEKKGATYYAVALAIKRIVEAILSNENSILTVSSMLKGEYGIQDVYMGVPTIIGRQGVKKTLQVKLSEDESAQLIESSKVLKSVISDSKI; this is encoded by the coding sequence ATGAAAACAAGAGGAAATAAAATATCCATAATTGGAGCAGGCTTTGTAGGTTCTACTACTGCCTTTGCACTAATGACTAGTGGACTTGCATCTGAAATTGTAATTGTAGATATAAATAAAGAAAAAGCTGAAGGCGAGGCAATGGATTTATCACATGGTGCACCCTTCGTAAGGCCTATAGATATAACTTCCGGGGAGTATTCAGATACAAAAGATTCAGATATAGTAATTATCACAGCAGGAATCGGACCAAAACCAGGAGATTCCAGACTTACTTGTATTTCAAAAAATCTAAAAATATTTCAAAGCATAGTTCCTGAGGTTGTAAAATTCAGCCCTGATTCTATATTAGTAGTAGTTTCAAACCCTGTGGATATATTGTCTTATATGACATATAAGCTTTCAGGCTTCCCAAGTGATAGGGTAATTGGATCAGGTACAGTTCTTGATACTTCAAGATTTAAATACATGCTTGGTCAGCATTTTGAAGTTGACCCCCGAAATATACATACCTACATAATGGGTGAGCATGGGGACTCTGAAATTGCCACTTGGAGTTTAACCAGTATTGCAGGTATGAATGTTGATGAGTACTGCGATACTTGTGCAAAAAAATGTGGCGGAGAACTAAAATTAAATATATATAATGACGTAAAACAAGCAGCCTATAATGTCATAGAAAAAAAGGGTGCAACCTATTATGCTGTTGCTCTAGCTATTAAAAGGATAGTTGAAGCAATATTAAGTAATGAGAACTCCATTCTTACAGTGTCCTCTATGCTAAAAGGTGAATATGGAATTCAAGACGTTTATATGGGAGTTCCAACAATTATAGGTAGACAAGGAGTAAAGAAAACATTACAAGTTAAACTAAGTGAGGACGAAAGCGCTCAACTTATTGAATCCTCAAAGGTACTTAAGTCAGTTATAAGTGATTCAAAAATATAA
- the aroF gene encoding 3-deoxy-7-phosphoheptulonate synthase: MVIVMNPNAKQDEVRGIVIKLEGLGCIVHVSQGENHCVLGLVGDTSRINISQIEAEEFVDKVMNVQAPYKRANRLFHPEDTIIKVDDRTIGGKELAIIAGPCAVESESQLITIAKDVKLAGANFLRGGAYKPRTSPYSFQGMEEEGLRILLQAKKITGLPIVTEVMSVELVEKISQYADVLQIGARNMQNFDLLKEVGRCNKTILLKRGMSATIEELLMSAEYIMSEGNENVVLCERGIRTFETFTRNTLDLSAIPVLKKLTHLPVIVDPSHATGKWWLVEPLAKAAIAVGADGLEIEVHYDPANALCDGAQSLKPEKFKTFIDSVRTIAISQDRII, from the coding sequence ATGGTAATTGTAATGAATCCAAATGCAAAACAAGATGAAGTTAGAGGTATTGTGATAAAACTAGAGGGGCTAGGTTGCATCGTTCATGTTTCCCAGGGAGAAAACCATTGTGTTTTAGGACTTGTTGGAGACACAAGTAGAATAAATATAAGCCAGATTGAAGCAGAGGAATTTGTTGATAAGGTTATGAACGTTCAAGCTCCGTACAAAAGAGCTAATAGACTTTTTCATCCCGAAGATACTATAATAAAAGTAGATGACAGAACAATCGGAGGAAAAGAACTAGCAATAATAGCTGGACCTTGCGCTGTGGAAAGTGAATCACAGCTAATAACAATTGCTAAAGATGTAAAGCTAGCAGGAGCTAATTTTCTAAGAGGAGGGGCATACAAACCAAGAACGTCTCCATACAGCTTCCAAGGAATGGAGGAAGAAGGACTAAGAATATTATTACAAGCTAAAAAAATTACGGGACTTCCAATAGTTACTGAAGTTATGAGTGTAGAGCTTGTTGAGAAAATATCACAGTATGCTGATGTATTGCAAATTGGAGCTAGAAATATGCAAAACTTCGATCTTTTAAAGGAAGTAGGTAGATGTAATAAGACAATACTTTTAAAAAGAGGTATGAGTGCAACCATTGAAGAGCTTCTTATGTCTGCTGAATATATTATGTCAGAGGGCAATGAAAATGTAGTTTTATGCGAAAGAGGGATTAGAACCTTTGAAACTTTTACAAGAAATACACTAGATTTAAGTGCGATTCCAGTGCTTAAGAAGCTCACTCATTTACCGGTTATAGTAGATCCAAGTCATGCTACTGGTAAATGGTGGTTAGTAGAACCCTTGGCAAAGGCTGCTATAGCAGTTGGTGCAGATGGGCTGGAAATTGAGGTGCATTACGATCCTGCGAATGCATTGTGTGATGGAGCACAATCCTTAAAACCAGAGAAATTCAAGACTTTTATAGATTCAGTAAGAACAATTGCAATATCGCAAGATAGAATAATTTAA